The Hemicordylus capensis ecotype Gifberg chromosome 6, rHemCap1.1.pri, whole genome shotgun sequence genome window below encodes:
- the NAT16 gene encoding probable N-acetyltransferase 16 isoform X3, protein MKLESPSADPRLEFTVATEKEFEEVLAMSKGIYGGLDYLPSRYHSWIREPNRTVVLAKKNGAVIGLQSVFVIDAGETALVEGLRVAPWERGKGVAGLLQRFCAQMVKEKHPSVKVSRLTRDDKLGPKDFQKYRVIAKQGILLVRFSAQELLSRLDAAVLALAEGGFCPQPSELLQASEVPAVVLQEAFRQEVLPHGTIIQDWQPFKASESNLGLLREKDLCWVVDQKARPTVATLSTGPFAIPLGEGWLYLNIDAFGRDLAQLKSQLLHQLRLRAPRLHGRVMCQLFLEPSLWLEMAAFCQAGLGLELAKDYTEQYLLEADI, encoded by the exons ATGAAGCTGGAGAGTCCCAGTGCCGACCCTCGGCTGGAGTTCACGGTCGCCACCGAGAAGGAGTTTGAGGAGGTCCTGGCCATGTCCAAGGGCATCTATGGGGGTCTCGACTACCTCCCCAGCCGCTACCACTCCTGGATCCGCGAGCCCAACCGCACCGTCGTGCTGGCCAAGAAGAACGGAGCTGTG aTTGGGCTCCAGTCTGTCTTCGTCATAGATGCTGGGGAGACGGCCCTGGTGGAGGGGCTGCGGGTGGCCCCCTGGGAGCGCGGCAAGGGGGTGGCTGGCCTGCTGCAGCGCTTCTGCGCCCAGATGGTGAAGGAGAAGCACCCCAGCGTCAAGGTGTCCCGCCTGACCCGGGACGACAAGCTGGGGCCCAAGGACTTCCAGAAGTACCGTGTCATTGCTAAGCAG GGGATCCTGCTGGTCCGCTTCAGTGCGCAGGAGCTGCTCTCCCGCCTGGACGCCGCTGTGCTGGCCCTGGCCGAGGGCGGCTTCTGCCCGCAGCCCTCGGAGCTGCTGCAAGCCAGCGAGGTGCCGGCGGTGGTGCTGCAGGAAGCCTTCCGGCAGGAGGTGCTGCCCCACGGGACCATCATCCAGGACTGGCAGCCCTTCAAGGCCTCGGAGAGCAACCTGGGCCTGCTGCGGGAGAAGGACCTCTGCTGGGTGGTGGACCAGAAGGCGCGCCCCACCGTGGCCACGCTCAGCACCGGCCCCTTCGCCATCCCGCTGGGCGAGGGCTGGCTCTACCTCAACATCGACGCCTTCGGCCGCGACCTGGCCCAGCTCAAGAGCCAGCTCCTCCACCAGCTGCGCCTGCGGGCCCCGCGCCTGCACGGCCGCGTCATGTGCCAGCTCTTCCTGGAGCCCtcgctgtggctggagatggccgCCTTCTGCCAGGCCGGCCTGGGCCTGGAGCTGGCCAAGGACTACACCGAGCAGTACCTGCTGGAGGCCGACATCTGA